In one Streptomyces venezuelae genomic region, the following are encoded:
- a CDS encoding CHAT domain-containing protein, whose protein sequence is MTPVLGYEELRIRVRRVGASRYLVTAGGPACAAEVMAVDGEPEAFREQWDRLIAAELGYAPMGEQHTVAQLRALGRGVFRLLFGDAAEDESRAGSGGGAGSGGRGADGSGEDAVGGRIGACVDTALGRAQGMRPARGLRLRFDLPPELRDLPLESLCAPPGSPQQSLALNHGYSLARSLAGGPLGQRLPEPADEPSVIRLLVVCASPRGLPPLRMAPEVAAIRNDLPEVAVQTVVVERATRASLEDALGVHSELPTAVLVIAHGTYDREIGKGVVSLETENGDVDRVPADLLAAILLKAQRLRFVALNLCAGADSSHLEPFSGLAQALIGGGVPAVVAMRGRVSDVSAGAFGPELLKGIAANKTVDEAVAAARLRISHLPEHTAVEWATPALFLHEGCRQGWLFKAREVRDDEFGAGGAAVADPLREGEDALRTFQSPVGHVGSAALIGAARFQRDLGNWTQVQRILRTPTQSYADERRRMRAEAAFELAWPELEKLCALLAGERDASGAQAQLDVVRELLPGPLPGALAAEVAGLRRLVSLVDEARAAEAGADWATAIGRYEEVLAVRPGGLRDVTERLAAARDELHVARVCEAAERARLSGDWSAAADGYAAVLALRPGHVVATAWSSYVAGRAAESREDWPAAEAAYAVCAGLDDAAGRSAYARGRAAAEDGEWAAARDAFAQAGPDSRAWQVYCVGRAADAAGAWGAAEEAYAAADGFLDSGVRLLFARGRGAAEAGRHAEALTALSTAAAQGWDTEPWLSGLRRGVYEAALSARDSGDWPAVLTHLSPLPPDYHATHPLRRYAEGRLAAAADEWASAAEAFEECVGGGGRDVDGDEDGDGGCGGDGQPGADAGAGAGAGEHANARGRTREPGGRAGRVAVGGAVGAAGDVPGDARDLCAYARGRLCEMRGLWDDALALFAGLPGGLGDVSDRVLYARGRAADAREEWDGVIDGFGRLPDGYADGEVGVRRLYARARVAADRRGDWAAVLSLLTGVPDAAREGAVAALRRKAEGRRAEENDDWPTACAIYARAFPGGVPPSPEAAPGTDPDPEAAPLYHYALARTHEQRERWQEAVDGYRSVGDDSWGDVGVRLRYVRARVAEGAAEGGEGWQGVAEAYEALERDGVAGVDVGARGRYARVRAAEAEGDWACVAAEADALGAHRDAPAVAAYARGRLADAHQEWQRAADAFRQCTGHRDADAHLAYAEGRLLEADGRWSAAVAAYEKAGGVLDRADVRCRRLRRLIGLLPWADGLTGAPLVADPFAVRDQAFPYLALRDAGVDPGASMDVVKNASYALLERGTMSWHERVALERLRLPGRRLQLDALLYRWHSPAALRDALSTLSPDEGPGLLEALCARSPQDAPLLLLLARDREAAAAEWERRLKEAPGDMAVVHGLAVARLWQAQELEQSGAWEHAVHAWESALAYWATLLSDDEYWDGWRSERATAYERDLTHDDMASLRWELSQHLFGQLSAYEQRHTEQDRPQQADAYQALAALLESELGGARVLKDVGGLPSVPGSGGTLACGPRYLRLLCLHEPLAELAATLDAAAQQGKDPGEYAVRELRWAFSELARSFALSEVRKFEAALRALPAFPTLTTLPDDCAGPAGQAAHTQECGPCKDFLRRNPAYVRLPRRHARLLQDGVELAVHVRLALARTALTRGDGGLDEALAHWGELVKVSRNAGMQARSKKAVVRTVLGRVEALADEEGVQLGGCLDEAVTLVESVITALHPLDRELMSQLNAKLSALLSMRGVWRGYTRTKHGMRSDMHGAETDLRRALAINPESSHARDNLARAFVFTLDERTYEVPARLKLLHDALGLLDVGLGQALTHRYRETLAEALDEMEKLLTRHLGVKGMGDLIRSDGREPPPDETDLASWAEELTRRAEHALRDGDILWALHHLIRATRANPTDSRIRQALLDAVNRWLAELTRGTPEARPPENRDDEDAQDDEENEAGGSVA, encoded by the coding sequence GTGACGCCCGTGCTCGGTTACGAGGAACTGCGCATCCGGGTCCGCCGTGTCGGCGCCTCCCGCTACCTGGTGACGGCGGGCGGGCCCGCGTGCGCGGCCGAGGTGATGGCGGTCGACGGGGAGCCCGAGGCGTTCCGGGAGCAGTGGGACCGGCTGATCGCGGCGGAGCTCGGGTACGCGCCGATGGGCGAGCAGCACACCGTGGCGCAGCTGCGGGCGCTCGGGCGCGGTGTCTTCCGGCTGCTGTTCGGCGACGCGGCGGAGGACGAGAGCAGGGCCGGGAGCGGAGGCGGAGCTGGGAGTGGGGGTAGGGGCGCGGACGGGTCCGGTGAGGACGCCGTAGGCGGGCGTATCGGGGCATGCGTCGACACCGCGCTCGGCCGCGCCCAGGGCATGCGTCCCGCGCGCGGGCTGCGGCTCCGCTTCGACCTGCCGCCCGAGCTGCGCGACCTCCCCCTGGAGTCGCTCTGCGCACCGCCCGGCAGCCCGCAGCAGTCGCTCGCCCTCAACCACGGGTACTCGCTGGCCCGTTCACTCGCCGGCGGCCCCCTGGGGCAGCGCCTGCCGGAGCCGGCGGACGAGCCGAGCGTGATCCGGCTTCTGGTGGTGTGCGCGTCGCCCCGTGGGCTCCCGCCGCTGCGGATGGCCCCGGAGGTCGCCGCGATCCGCAACGACCTGCCCGAAGTGGCCGTCCAGACCGTGGTGGTGGAGCGGGCGACGCGCGCGAGCCTGGAGGACGCGCTGGGCGTCCACTCCGAACTGCCCACGGCTGTCCTAGTCATCGCGCACGGGACGTACGACCGGGAGATCGGCAAGGGCGTGGTGTCCCTGGAGACGGAGAACGGTGACGTCGACCGGGTGCCCGCGGATCTGCTCGCCGCGATCCTCCTGAAGGCGCAGCGCCTCAGGTTCGTCGCCCTCAACCTCTGTGCGGGTGCGGACAGTTCACACCTGGAACCCTTCTCCGGGCTCGCGCAGGCGCTGATCGGCGGGGGCGTGCCCGCCGTGGTGGCGATGCGGGGGCGGGTGAGCGACGTGTCGGCGGGTGCGTTCGGGCCCGAGCTGCTCAAGGGCATCGCGGCGAACAAGACCGTCGACGAGGCGGTGGCCGCCGCGCGGCTGCGGATCTCGCACCTGCCGGAGCACACGGCGGTGGAGTGGGCGACCCCCGCGCTGTTCCTGCACGAGGGGTGCAGGCAGGGCTGGCTGTTCAAGGCGCGCGAGGTAAGGGACGACGAGTTCGGTGCGGGCGGCGCGGCCGTCGCGGATCCGCTGCGCGAGGGCGAGGACGCGCTGCGGACCTTCCAGAGCCCCGTCGGCCACGTCGGCTCCGCGGCGCTGATCGGCGCGGCACGCTTCCAGCGCGACCTGGGGAACTGGACACAGGTGCAGCGCATCCTGCGTACGCCGACGCAGAGTTACGCCGATGAGCGGCGCCGGATGCGGGCCGAGGCGGCGTTCGAACTGGCCTGGCCCGAGCTGGAGAAGCTGTGCGCGCTCCTCGCCGGGGAGCGGGACGCGTCGGGGGCACAGGCGCAGCTCGACGTGGTGCGCGAGCTGCTGCCGGGACCGTTGCCCGGCGCGCTCGCGGCGGAGGTCGCCGGGCTGCGCAGGCTCGTCTCGCTCGTCGACGAGGCCCGCGCGGCGGAGGCGGGGGCGGACTGGGCCACGGCCATCGGGCGCTACGAGGAGGTGCTCGCCGTGCGGCCTGGCGGGCTGCGGGACGTCACGGAACGGCTTGCCGCGGCGCGCGACGAGCTGCATGTGGCGCGGGTCTGCGAGGCGGCGGAGCGGGCACGGCTCTCGGGTGACTGGAGCGCGGCGGCCGACGGCTACGCGGCCGTCCTCGCGCTCCGCCCCGGCCATGTCGTGGCCACGGCGTGGTCGTCCTATGTGGCGGGCCGGGCCGCGGAGTCGCGGGAGGACTGGCCCGCGGCCGAGGCGGCGTACGCGGTGTGCGCGGGCCTCGACGACGCGGCGGGGCGTTCGGCGTACGCGCGGGGGCGGGCCGCGGCGGAGGACGGGGAGTGGGCGGCGGCGCGGGACGCCTTCGCGCAGGCGGGGCCCGACAGCCGGGCCTGGCAGGTGTACTGCGTCGGTCGTGCCGCGGACGCGGCGGGTGCGTGGGGCGCGGCGGAGGAGGCGTACGCGGCGGCGGACGGTTTCCTGGACAGCGGGGTACGTCTCCTGTTCGCACGGGGGCGCGGCGCGGCGGAGGCGGGCCGCCACGCCGAGGCGCTGACGGCCCTTTCCACGGCGGCCGCGCAGGGCTGGGACACCGAACCGTGGCTGAGCGGGCTGCGCCGCGGGGTCTACGAGGCGGCCCTGTCGGCGAGGGACTCCGGCGACTGGCCGGCCGTGCTCACCCATCTGTCCCCGCTCCCGCCCGACTACCACGCCACGCACCCGCTCAGGCGCTACGCGGAGGGCCGCCTCGCGGCAGCGGCGGACGAGTGGGCGTCGGCCGCGGAGGCGTTCGAGGAGTGTGTCGGGGGTGGGGGTCGGGATGTGGATGGGGATGAAGATGGGGATGGGGGTTGTGGGGGCGACGGGCAGCCCGGGGCCGACGCCGGTGCCGGTGCCGGGGCCGGGGAGCACGCGAACGCGCGGGGGCGGACACGGGAACCCGGCGGCAGGGCAGGCCGGGTGGCGGTCGGCGGGGCGGTCGGCGCCGCGGGGGACGTGCCCGGCGATGCCCGGGACCTCTGTGCGTACGCCCGCGGGCGGCTCTGTGAGATGCGGGGGCTGTGGGACGACGCGCTCGCGTTGTTCGCCGGGCTGCCGGGCGGGCTCGGGGACGTGTCCGACCGGGTGCTGTACGCGCGGGGGCGTGCCGCCGACGCACGGGAGGAGTGGGACGGCGTCATCGACGGGTTCGGCCGGCTCCCCGACGGCTACGCGGACGGCGAGGTCGGCGTCCGGCGCCTCTACGCGCGCGCACGCGTCGCCGCCGATCGGCGCGGCGACTGGGCGGCTGTCCTCAGCCTCCTGACCGGCGTACCGGACGCGGCACGCGAGGGCGCGGTGGCCGCACTCCGCCGCAAGGCCGAGGGCCGCCGCGCGGAGGAGAACGACGACTGGCCCACGGCCTGCGCGATCTACGCCCGGGCGTTCCCCGGTGGCGTACCTCCCTCCCCCGAGGCGGCGCCCGGCACCGACCCCGATCCCGAAGCCGCCCCCCTCTACCACTACGCCCTCGCCCGCACCCACGAGCAGCGTGAGCGGTGGCAGGAAGCCGTGGACGGCTATCGGTCGGTCGGGGACGACTCGTGGGGCGATGTCGGGGTGCGGCTGCGCTATGTGCGGGCTCGGGTCGCCGAGGGGGCCGCAGAGGGCGGAGAGGGGTGGCAGGGCGTCGCCGAGGCCTATGAGGCGCTGGAGCGGGACGGCGTGGCGGGGGTGGACGTCGGCGCGCGGGGGCGGTACGCGCGCGTGCGGGCCGCCGAGGCGGAGGGTGACTGGGCCTGCGTGGCCGCCGAGGCCGACGCGCTCGGGGCGCATCGCGACGCGCCCGCCGTCGCCGCCTACGCGCGCGGCCGTCTCGCCGACGCCCACCAGGAGTGGCAGCGCGCCGCCGACGCGTTCCGGCAGTGCACGGGCCACCGGGACGCCGACGCCCATCTCGCCTACGCGGAGGGCAGGTTGCTGGAGGCGGACGGGCGGTGGAGCGCCGCCGTCGCCGCGTACGAGAAGGCGGGCGGCGTGCTCGACCGGGCCGACGTGCGGTGCCGCAGGCTGCGGCGGCTCATCGGGCTGCTCCCGTGGGCGGACGGGCTGACCGGCGCCCCGCTGGTCGCCGACCCCTTCGCCGTGCGGGACCAGGCCTTTCCCTATCTCGCCCTGCGTGACGCGGGGGTGGACCCCGGCGCCTCGATGGACGTCGTCAAGAACGCCTCGTACGCCCTCCTCGAACGCGGCACCATGTCCTGGCACGAGCGCGTCGCGCTGGAGCGGCTGCGGCTGCCGGGTCGGCGCCTCCAGCTGGACGCGCTGCTCTACCGCTGGCACTCCCCCGCCGCCCTGCGCGACGCCCTCTCCACGCTCTCGCCGGACGAGGGCCCCGGGCTTCTGGAAGCCTTGTGCGCACGCTCGCCGCAGGACGCGCCGCTGCTGCTGCTCCTCGCGCGGGACCGCGAGGCCGCCGCCGCCGAGTGGGAGCGGCGTCTGAAGGAGGCGCCCGGTGACATGGCGGTGGTGCACGGGCTCGCCGTGGCGCGGCTGTGGCAGGCGCAGGAGCTGGAGCAGAGCGGCGCGTGGGAACACGCGGTGCACGCCTGGGAGTCGGCGCTCGCGTACTGGGCGACGCTGCTCAGCGACGACGAGTACTGGGACGGCTGGCGGTCCGAGCGTGCGACCGCCTACGAACGCGATCTGACGCACGACGACATGGCGTCGCTGCGCTGGGAGCTCAGCCAGCACCTCTTCGGGCAGCTTTCGGCGTACGAGCAGCGCCACACCGAGCAGGACCGGCCCCAACAGGCCGACGCCTACCAGGCTCTGGCCGCACTGCTCGAGTCCGAGCTCGGTGGCGCGCGCGTCCTGAAGGACGTGGGCGGGCTGCCGTCCGTGCCGGGCTCCGGCGGCACGCTCGCGTGCGGGCCCCGGTATCTGCGGCTGCTGTGCCTGCACGAGCCGCTCGCCGAGCTCGCCGCCACGCTCGACGCCGCCGCCCAGCAGGGCAAGGACCCGGGCGAGTACGCCGTACGGGAACTGCGTTGGGCCTTCTCGGAGTTGGCGCGGAGCTTCGCCCTCTCCGAGGTGCGGAAGTTCGAGGCGGCGCTGCGCGCGCTGCCTGCCTTCCCCACCCTGACCACGCTGCCGGACGACTGCGCCGGGCCCGCCGGGCAGGCGGCGCACACCCAGGAGTGCGGCCCCTGCAAGGACTTCCTGCGGCGCAACCCCGCGTACGTACGCCTCCCGAGGCGCCACGCCCGGCTCCTCCAGGACGGCGTCGAGCTGGCCGTGCACGTCCGTCTCGCGCTCGCCAGGACGGCCCTGACACGCGGCGACGGCGGGCTCGACGAGGCCCTGGCCCACTGGGGCGAGCTGGTGAAGGTGTCCCGTAACGCCGGGATGCAGGCCCGCTCGAAGAAGGCGGTCGTGCGCACCGTGCTCGGCCGCGTCGAGGCGCTCGCCGACGAGGAGGGCGTGCAGCTCGGCGGCTGCCTCGACGAGGCCGTCACGCTCGTCGAGTCCGTGATCACCGCGCTGCATCCGCTCGACCGCGAGCTGATGAGTCAACTGAACGCCAAACTCTCGGCGTTGCTGTCCATGCGGGGCGTGTGGCGCGGCTACACCCGCACCAAGCACGGCATGCGATCCGACATGCACGGCGCGGAGACCGACCTGCGCCGCGCCCTGGCCATCAATCCGGAGTCGAGCCACGCGCGCGACAACCTCGCCCGCGCCTTCGTGTTCACGCTCGACGAGCGGACGTACGAGGTGCCGGCCCGCCTGAAGCTGCTCCACGACGCGCTCGGCCTCCTCGACGTGGGCCTCGGGCAGGCGCTGACGCACCGGTACCGCGAGACGCTAGCCGAGGCGCTCGACGAGATGGAGAAGCTGCTCACCCGGCACCTCGGCGTCAAGGGCATGGGCGACCTGATCCGCAGCGACGGCCGGGAGCCGCCGCCCGACGAGACCGATCTCGCCTCCTGGGCCGAGGAGTTGACGCGCCGGGCGGAACACGCCCTGCGCGACGGCGACATCCTGTGGGCGCTGCACCACCTGATCCGCGCCACCCGCGCGAATCCCACCGACAGCCGGATCAGACAGGCCCTGCTCGACGCGGTGAACCGCTGGCTCGCCGAACTCACCCGCGGAACTCCCGAAGCCAGGCCTCCTGAGAACCGAGACGACGAAGACGCCCAAGACGACGAAGAGAACGAAGCAGGAGGCAGCGTCGCGTGA
- a CDS encoding nucleotide exchange factor GrpE — protein sequence MSDAAARLAYEHARALAARDSVHRALTERLLLRCADALDSFDRLLADGAAGDVDTYRGSLALIAGQLERDLAEEGLERVGRVGERAEPATHHVEAVRAAPPGTDGDEVLEILQRGYRYRGQVLRAARVVVAVDGGTEQGTVRE from the coding sequence ATGTCTGACGCGGCGGCCCGGCTCGCCTACGAGCACGCCCGCGCCCTGGCCGCCCGCGACTCCGTCCACCGCGCGCTCACCGAACGCCTGCTGCTGCGCTGCGCCGACGCCCTGGACTCGTTCGACCGGCTCCTCGCCGACGGCGCGGCGGGCGACGTGGACACCTACCGCGGGAGCCTGGCCCTGATCGCCGGGCAGCTGGAGAGGGACCTCGCCGAGGAGGGGCTCGAACGGGTCGGGCGGGTCGGCGAGCGGGCCGAGCCCGCCACGCACCACGTCGAGGCCGTCCGCGCCGCACCGCCCGGCACGGACGGCGACGAGGTCCTCGAGATCCTCCAGCGCGGGTATCGATACCGGGGGCAAGTGCTGCGCGCCGCCCGGGTGGTCGTCGCCGTCGACGGCGGCACGGAACAAGGGACGGTACGGGAATGA